In the Manis javanica isolate MJ-LG chromosome 12, MJ_LKY, whole genome shotgun sequence genome, one interval contains:
- the OBSL1 gene encoding obscurin-like protein 1 isoform X4, with translation MKAGSGDQGSPPCFLRFPRPVRVVSGGEAELKCVVLGEPPPTVVWEKGGQQLAASERLSFPADGAEHGLLLSSALPTDAGVYVCRARNAAGEAYAAAAVTVLEPLAPEPEPQPAERPLPPPGAGEGAPVFLTGPQSQWVLRGAEVVLTCQVGGLPAPILYWEKDGMALDEVWDSSHFALEPGRAEGGPGASLALRILAARLPDSGVYVCHARNAHGHTQAGALLQVNQPPESPPCDPDEASKPVVEPLKCAPKTFWVNEGKHAKFRCYVMGKPEPEIEWHWESRLLLPDRRRLMYRDRDGGFVLKVLYCQAKDRGLYVCAARNSAGQTLSAVQLHVKEPRLRFTRPLQDVEGREHGIAVLECKVPNSRIPTAWFREDQRLLPCRKYEQIEEGAVRRLVIHRLKADDDGVYLCEMRGRVRTVANVTVKGPILKRLPRKLDVLEGENAVLLVETREADVQGHWSRDGEELPTTCQSSSGHMHALVLPAVTREDAGEVTFSLGNSRTTTLLRVKCIKHSPPGPPVLAEMFKGHKNTVLLTWKPPEPAPETPFIYRLERQELGSEDWVQCFSIEKAGAVEVPGDCVPSEGDYRFRVCTVSEHGRSPHVVFHGSAHLVPTARLVSGLEDVQVYNGEDAVFSLDLSTIIQGTWFLNGEELKSNEPEGQMGPGALRYRMEQKGLQHRLILQAVKHQDSGALVGFSCPGVQDSAALTIQESPVHILSPQDKVVLTFTTSEPVVLICELSRVDFPASWYKDGQKVEESESLVVKMDGRKHRLILPAAEVQDSGEFECRTEGISAFFSVTVRDPPVHILDPQEHVFVHAITSECVMLTCEVDREDAPVHWYKDGQEVEENDFVVLEDEGPRHRLVLPTAQPPDGGEFQCVAGDERACFTVTITDVSSWIVYPSGKVYVAAVRLERVVLTCELCRPWAEVRWTKDGEEVLESPALLLQKEDTVRRLVLPAVQLEDSGEYLCEIDDESASFTVTVTEPPVRIIYPQDEVTLIAVSLQCVVLMCELSREDAPVRWYKDGLEVEESEALVLENDGLHHRLVLPAAQPEDGGEFVCDAGDDSAFFTVTVIAPPERIVHPAARSLDLQFGAPGRVELRCEVAPAGSQVCWFKDGLEVEASDTLQLGAEGPVRTLTLPHAQPEDAGEYVCETRDEAVTFNVSLAEAPVQFLAPEEAPGPLCVAPGEPVVLSCELSRAGALVFWSHNGRPVQEGEGLELQAEGPRRVLCIQAANPAHAGLYTCQSGAGPGGPSCTFSVQVAEPPVRVVTPEAAQTRVRSTPGGDLELVVHLSGPGGPVRWYKDGERLASQGRVQLEQAGARQVLRVQGARSRDAGEYLCDAPQDSRIFLVHVEEPPLAKLVSELTPLTVHEGDDATFRCEVSPPDADVTWLRNGAVVTPGPQLEMAQDGSSRTLTVRGCQLEDAGTVTARAGSTATSARLHVREMELLFLRRLQDVRAEEGQDVCLEVETGRVGAASAVRWVRGGEPLPHDSRVSMAQDGHIYRLFIHGVMLVDQGTYGCESHHDRTLARLSVRHSLRCAARLTVREAPVTIVWGPQDLEVTEGDTATMECKLSQALADVTWEKDGCPLIPSPRLKLQSLGTRRFLQLRRCNLLDAGSYSCAVGTAHAGPVRLVVRERMVLVLSQLRSVRAREGDGATFECTVSEVETPGNWELKGRPLRPGGRVRIRQEEKKHILVLSELRAEDAGEVRFQAGPAQSVAQLEVEALPLQMCRRPPCEKTVLVGRRAVLEVTLSRSGGHVCWLREGIELCPGDKYELHSHGPTHSLVIRDVLPEDQGIYCCQTGQDSAETRLLVEGDAPPSTHIPAFPPGAVPCPTSDPHFPAPQTVLTEVQKMWGRG, from the exons ATGAAGGCAGGCTCGGGGGATCAGGGGAGCCCCCCGTGCTTCCTGCGCTTCCCGCGGCCCGTGCGGGTGGTAAGTGGCGGTGAGGCCGAGCTCAAGTGCGTGGTCCTGGGGGAGCCGCCTCCCACTGTCGTGTGGGAGAAGGGCGGGCAGCAGCTGGCGGCCTCGGAGCGACTGAGCTTCCCGGCGGACGGCGCCGAGCACGGCCTGCTGCTGAGCAGCGCGCTGCCCACCGACGCGGGGGTCTACGTGTGTCGCGCTCGCAACGCGGCCGGAGAGGCCTACGCGGCAGCCGCCGTCACCGTGCTGGAGCCGCTGGCCCCTGAGCCCGAGCCCCAGCCCGCTGAGCGCCCGCTGCCCCCACCTGGGGCCGGGGAGGGCGCCCCGGTATTCCTAACAGGGCCTCAGTCCCAGTGGGTGCTGCGGGGGGCGGAGGTGGTGCTGACGTGCCAGGTGGGGGGCCTCCCGGCGCCCATCCTGTACTGGGAGAAGGATGGGATGGCCCTGGACGAAGTGTGGGACAGCAGTCACTTCGCTCTCGAGCCGGGCCGCGCCGAGGGCGGCCCGGGAGCGAGCCTGGCGCTGCGCATCCTGGCGGCGCGGTTGCCCGACTCGGGCGTCTACGTATGCCACGCGCGCAACGCGCACGGCCACACGCAGGCCGGCGCGCTGCTCCAGGTGAACCAGCCCCCCGaaagccctccctgtgaccccgaCGAGGCCTCCAAGCCCGTGGTGGAGCCGCTCAAGTGCGCGCCCAAGACCTTCTGGGTGAACGAGGGCAAGCACGCCAAGTTCCGCTGCTACGTGATGGGCAAGCCCGAGCCCGAGATCGAATGGCACTGGGAGAGCCGCCTGCTGCTCCCCGATCGCCGCCGCCTCATGTACCGCGACCGCGACGGCGGCTTTGTGCTCAAGGTGCTCTACTGCCAGGCCAAGGACCGCGGGCTCTACGTGTGCGCGGCGCGCAACTCGGCGGGCCAGACGCTCAGTGCTGTGCAGCTGCATGTCAAAG AGCCCCGCCTCCGCTTCACAAGGCCCCTGCAAGATGTGGAGGGCCGGGAGCATGGAATTGCCGTGCTGGAGTGTAAAGTACCCAACTCACGCATCCCCACGGCCTGGTTCCGTGAGGACCAGCGGCTGCTCCCCTGCCGCAAGTATGAGCAGATAGAGGAGGGCGCAGTGCGGCGCCTCGTCATCCACAGGCTGAAGGCGGATGACGACGGTGTCTACCTGTGCGAGATGCGGGGCCGGGTGCGCACCGTGGCCAATGTGACAGTCAAAG GGCCCATCCTGAAGCGGCTGCCCCGGAAGCTTGATGTCCTGGAGGGAGAGAATGCTGTGCTGCTGGTGGAGACACGAGAGGCTGATGTCCAGGGACACTGGAGCCGTGATGGGGAGGAGTTGCCTACCACATGCCAGAGCAGCTCGGGTCACATGCATGCTCTGGTCCTTCCAGCGGTCACCCGAGAAGATGCCGGCGAGGTCACCTTTAGCCTGGGCAACTCCCGTACCACCACTCTGCTCAGAGTCAAAT GCATCAAGCACAGCCCCCCGGGACCCCCCGTGTTGGCAGAGATGTTTAAGGGCCACAAGAACACTGTCCTGCTTACCTGGAAGCCTCCTGAGCCAGCTCCTGAGACCCCCTTCATCTACCGGCTGGAGCGGCAGGAGTTGGGCTCGGAAGACTGGGTCCAGTGCTTCAGCATTGAGAAGGCTGGAGCTGTGGAGGTGCCGGGAGACTGTGTGCCCTCCGAGGGTGACTACCGCTTCCGCGTCTGCACAGTCAGTGAACATGGCCGCAGTCCCCACGTTGTGTTCCATGGGTCTGCTCACCTTG TGCCCACAGCTCGCCTGGTGTCAGGTCTGGAGGATGTGcaggtatacaatggggaagatgCTGTTTTCTCCCTCGATCTCTCCACCATCATCCAGGGCACCTGGTTCCTTAATGGGGAAGAGCTCAAGAGTAATGAGCCAGAGGGCCAGATGGGCCCTGGAGCCCTGCGATACCGTATGGAGCAGAAGGGCCTGCAGCACAGACTCATCCTGCAAGCCGTTAAGCACCAGGACAGTGGGGCCCTGGTCGGCTTCAGCTGCCCCGGGGTGCAGGACTCAGCTGCCCTCACCATCCAAG AGAGCCCCGTGCACATCCTGAGTCCCCAGGACAAGGTGGTGTTGACCTTTACAACCTCAGAGCCGGTGGTACTAATCTGTGAGCTCTCGCGGGTGGACTTCCCGGCAAGCTGGTACAAGGATGGGCAGAAGGTAGAGGAGAGCGAGTCACTGGTGGTGAAGATGGATGGACGCAAACACCGCCTGATCCTGCCTGCAGCCGAAGTCCAGGACAGTGGCGAGTTTGAGTGCAGAACAGAAGGGATCTCGGCCTTCTTCAGTGTCACTGTCCGAG ATCCCCCAGTGCACATCCTGGATCCCCAGGAGCATGTGTTTGTGCACGCCATAACCTCTGAGTGTGTCATGCTGACGTGTGAGGTAGACCGAGAGGACGCCCCTGTGCACTGGTACAAGGATgggcaggaggtggaggagaATGACTTCGTGGTGCTGGAAGACGAAGGGCCCCGCCACCGCCTGGTGCTGCCCACTGCCCAGCCTCCAGATGGGGGCGAGTTTCAGTGCGTCGCTGGAGATGAGCGTGCCTGCTTCACTGTCACCATCACAG ATGTCTCCTCGTGGATCGTGTACCCCAGCGGCAAGGTGTATGTGGCCGCTGTGCGCCTGGAGCGCGTGGTGCTGACCTGTGAGTTGTGCCGGCCCTGGGCCGAAGTGCGCTGGACCAAGGATGGGGAAGAGGTGCTGGAGAGCCCGGCGTTGCTCCTGCAGAAGGAGGACACTGTCCGCCGCTTAGTGTTACCTGCTGTCCAGCTCGAGGACTCCGGCGAGTACTTGTGTGAAATCGATGACGAGTCAGCCTCCTTCACTGTCACTGTCACAG AGCCTCCGGTACGCATCATATACCCCCAGGATGAGGTGACCTTGATCGCCGTGAGCTTGCAGTGTGTGGTGCTGATGTGTGAGCTGTCTCGGGAGGACGCCCCCGTGCGCTGGTACAAGGATGGGCTAGAGGTGGAGGAGAGCGAGGCCCTGGTGCTGGAGAATGATGGGCTGCACCACCGCCTGGTGCTGCCCGCTGCCCAGCCTGAGGACGGGGGCGAGTTCGTGTGTGACGCCGGGGATGACTCAGCCTTCTTCACTGTCACTGTCATAG CCCCACCAGAGAGGATTGTGCACCCAGCTGCCCGCTCCCTGGACCTACAGTTCGGTGCTCCAGGGCGTGTGGAGCTGCGCTGCGAGGTGGCCCCTGCCGGGTCCCAGGTGTGCTGGTTCAAGGATGGGCTGGAGGTGGAAGCATCGGACACCCTGCAGCTGGGTGCTGAGGGGCCTGTTCGCACCCTAACCCTGCCCCATGCCCAACCTGAAGATGCCGGGGAGTATGTGTGCGAGACTCGTGATGAAGCTGTCACCTTCAATGTCAGCCTGGCTG aGGCCCCAGTCCAGTTCCTTGCCCCAGAGGAAGCCCCTGGCCCACTCTGTGTGGCCCCTGGGGAACCGGTGGTGCTGAGCTGTGAATTGTCTCGGGCTGGCGCACTTGTTTTCTGGAGTCACAATGGGAGGCCGGTGCAGGAGGGAGAGGGCCTGGAACTCCAAGCTGAGGGACCTCGCCGCGTCCTCTGTATCCAGGCTGCAAACCCTGCTCATGCAGGGCTCTACACCTGCCAGTCTGGGGCAGGCCCAGGGGGCCCCAGCTGTACCTTCAGTGTCCAGGTGGCTG AGCCCCCTGTGCGGGTGGTGACCCCAGAGGCTGCCCAAACGAGGGTTCGCAGCACCCCAGGCGGGGACCTAGAGCTGGTGGTGCACCTTTCTGGGCCGGGGGGCCCTGTGCGCTGGTACAAGGATGGGGAGCGCCTGGCCAGCCAGGGGCGGGTGCAGCTGGAGCAGGCTGGGGCAAGGCAGGTGCTGCGGGTACAGGGGGCCCGGAGCAGGGATGCTGGGGAGTACCTGTGCGACGCACCCCAGGACAGCCGCATCTTCCTCGTCCATGTGGAAG AACCACCACTGGCGAAGCTGGTCTCTGAGCTAACGCCACTAACTGTCCATGAGGGCGACGATGCCACATTCCGGTGTGAAGTCTCCCCACCAGACGCCGATGTCACCTGGCTGCGCAATGGGGCTGTTGTCACTCCAGGGCCCCAGCTAGAGATGGCCCAGGATGGTTCAAGCCGCACACTGACTGTGAGAGGTTGCCAGCTTGAGGATGCAGGGACTGTGACCGCCCGAGCAGGGAGCACAGCTACAAGTGCGCGGCTCCACGTTAGAG aAATGGAACTGCTGTTCCTGCGGCGGCTGCAGGATGTGCGGGCAGAAGAAGGCCAGGATGTGTGCCTCGAAGTGGAGACAGGCCGAGTGGGCGCAGCAAGTGCTGTGCGCTGGGTACGAGGCGGGGAGCCCTTACCCCATGACTCTCGCGTATCCATGGCCCAGGATGGCCACATCTACCGCCTCTTCATCCACGGTGTCATGCTAGTTGATCAGGGCACCTACGGATGTGAAAGCCACCACGACCGCACCCTGGCCAGGCTCAGCGTGAGGC ATTCCCTGCGCTGTGCAGCCAGACTCACTGTGAGAG AGGCCCCAGTGACCATTGTGTGGGGGCCACAGGACCTAGAGGTGACTGAGGGAGACACGGCTACGATGGAGTGCAAGCTTTCCCAGGCCTTGGCTGATGTTACCTGGGAGAAG GACGGGTGCCCGCTCATCCCCAGCCCCCGGCTGAAGCTCCAGTCCCTCGGCACGCGCCGCTTTCTCCAGCTGCGGCGCTGCAACCTTTTGGACGCTGGGTCCTACAGCTGCGCGGTGGGGACGGCTCACGCAGGGCCCGTGCGCCTGGTCGTGCGCG AGCGCATGGTGTTAGTGCTCTCCCAGCTCCGGTCGGTGCGCGCCCGCGAAGGTGACGGCGCCACGTTCGAGTGCACTGTGTCGGAGGTCGAGACCCCTGGGAATTGGGAGCTCAAAGGGCGCCCGTTGAGACCTGGAGGCCGCGTCCGCATCCGACAGGAAG AGAAGAAACATATTCTGGTGCTGAGCGAGCTACGCGCGGAGGACGCCGGTGAGGTCCGCTTCCAGGCGGGACCCGCCCAGTCCGTGGCGCAGCTGGAGGTGGAGG CACTGCCCCTCCAGATGTGCCGCCGCCCCCCTTGCGAGAAGACGGTTCTGGTCGGCCGCAGGGCAGTGCTGGAGGTGACTCTGTCCCGTTCGGGGGGCCACGTGTGCTGGTTACGGGAGGGGATTGAGCTGTGCCCCGGAGACAAGTACGAGCTGCACAGCCACGGCCCTACCCACAGCCTGGTCATCCGTGACGTGCTACCTGAGGACCAGGGCATCTATTGCTGCCAGACCGGTCAGGACAGCGCTGAAACACGACTGCTGGTAGAGG GAGAtgccccaccctccacccacaTTCCTGCATTCCCTCCAGGTGCTGTGCCTTGCCCTACCTCTGACCCCCACTTTCCTGCCCCACAGACAGTGCTAACAGAGGTCCAGAAAATGTGGGGCAGAGGGTGA
- the OBSL1 gene encoding obscurin-like protein 1 isoform X8 — MKAGSGDQGSPPCFLRFPRPVRVVSGGEAELKCVVLGEPPPTVVWEKGGQQLAASERLSFPADGAEHGLLLSSALPTDAGVYVCRARNAAGEAYAAAAVTVLEPLAPEPEPQPAERPLPPPGAGEGAPVFLTGPQSQWVLRGAEVVLTCQVGGLPAPILYWEKDGMALDEVWDSSHFALEPGRAEGGPGASLALRILAARLPDSGVYVCHARNAHGHTQAGALLQVNQPPESPPCDPDEASKPVVEPLKCAPKTFWVNEGKHAKFRCYVMGKPEPEIEWHWESRLLLPDRRRLMYRDRDGGFVLKVLYCQAKDRGLYVCAARNSAGQTLSAVQLHVKEPRLRFTRPLQDVEGREHGIAVLECKVPNSRIPTAWFREDQRLLPCRKYEQIEEGAVRRLVIHRLKADDDGVYLCEMRGRVRTVANVTVKGPILKRLPRKLDVLEGENAVLLVETREADVQGHWSRDGEELPTTCQSSSGHMHALVLPAVTREDAGEVTFSLGNSRTTTLLRVKCIKHSPPGPPVLAEMFKGHKNTVLLTWKPPEPAPETPFIYRLERQELGSEDWVQCFSIEKAGAVEVPGDCVPSEGDYRFRVCTVSEHGRSPHVVFHGSAHLVPTARLVSGLEDVQVYNGEDAVFSLDLSTIIQGTWFLNGEELKSNEPEGQMGPGALRYRMEQKGLQHRLILQAVKHQDSGALVGFSCPGVQDSAALTIQESPVHILSPQDKVVLTFTTSEPVVLICELSRVDFPASWYKDGQKVEESESLVVKMDGRKHRLILPAAEVQDSGEFECRTEGISAFFSVTVRDPPVHILDPQEHVFVHAITSECVMLTCEVDREDAPVHWYKDGQEVEENDFVVLEDEGPRHRLVLPTAQPPDGGEFQCVAGDERACFTVTITDVSSWIVYPSGKVYVAAVRLERVVLTCELCRPWAEVRWTKDGEEVLESPALLLQKEDTVRRLVLPAVQLEDSGEYLCEIDDESASFTVTVTEPPVRIIYPQDEVTLIAVSLQCVVLMCELSREDAPVRWYKDGLEVEESEALVLENDGLHHRLVLPAAQPEDGGEFVCDAGDDSAFFTVTVIAPPERIVHPAARSLDLQFGAPGRVELRCEVAPAGSQVCWFKDGLEVEASDTLQLGAEGPVRTLTLPHAQPEDAGEYVCETRDEAVTFNVSLAEAPVQFLAPEEAPGPLCVAPGEPVVLSCELSRAGALVFWSHNGRPVQEGEGLELQAEGPRRVLCIQAANPAHAGLYTCQSGAGPGGPSCTFSVQVAEPPVRVVTPEAAQTRVRSTPGGDLELVVHLSGPGGPVRWYKDGERLASQGRVQLEQAGARQVLRVQGARSRDAGEYLCDAPQDSRIFLVHVEEPPLAKLVSELTPLTVHEGDDATFRCEVSPPDADVTWLRNGAVVTPGPQLEMAQDGSSRTLTVRGCQLEDAGTVTARAGSTATSARLHVREMELLFLRRLQDVRAEEGQDVCLEVETGRVGAASAVRWVRGGEPLPHDSRVSMAQDGHIYRLFIHGVMLVDQGTYGCESHHDRTLARLSVRHSLRCAARLTVREAPVTIVWGPQDLEVTEGDTATMECKLSQALADVTWEKDGCPLIPSPRLKLQSLGTRRFLQLRRCNLLDAGSYSCAVGTAHAGPVRLVVRGGYRALPRPDTAEGVGSPDLTFPGSD, encoded by the exons ATGAAGGCAGGCTCGGGGGATCAGGGGAGCCCCCCGTGCTTCCTGCGCTTCCCGCGGCCCGTGCGGGTGGTAAGTGGCGGTGAGGCCGAGCTCAAGTGCGTGGTCCTGGGGGAGCCGCCTCCCACTGTCGTGTGGGAGAAGGGCGGGCAGCAGCTGGCGGCCTCGGAGCGACTGAGCTTCCCGGCGGACGGCGCCGAGCACGGCCTGCTGCTGAGCAGCGCGCTGCCCACCGACGCGGGGGTCTACGTGTGTCGCGCTCGCAACGCGGCCGGAGAGGCCTACGCGGCAGCCGCCGTCACCGTGCTGGAGCCGCTGGCCCCTGAGCCCGAGCCCCAGCCCGCTGAGCGCCCGCTGCCCCCACCTGGGGCCGGGGAGGGCGCCCCGGTATTCCTAACAGGGCCTCAGTCCCAGTGGGTGCTGCGGGGGGCGGAGGTGGTGCTGACGTGCCAGGTGGGGGGCCTCCCGGCGCCCATCCTGTACTGGGAGAAGGATGGGATGGCCCTGGACGAAGTGTGGGACAGCAGTCACTTCGCTCTCGAGCCGGGCCGCGCCGAGGGCGGCCCGGGAGCGAGCCTGGCGCTGCGCATCCTGGCGGCGCGGTTGCCCGACTCGGGCGTCTACGTATGCCACGCGCGCAACGCGCACGGCCACACGCAGGCCGGCGCGCTGCTCCAGGTGAACCAGCCCCCCGaaagccctccctgtgaccccgaCGAGGCCTCCAAGCCCGTGGTGGAGCCGCTCAAGTGCGCGCCCAAGACCTTCTGGGTGAACGAGGGCAAGCACGCCAAGTTCCGCTGCTACGTGATGGGCAAGCCCGAGCCCGAGATCGAATGGCACTGGGAGAGCCGCCTGCTGCTCCCCGATCGCCGCCGCCTCATGTACCGCGACCGCGACGGCGGCTTTGTGCTCAAGGTGCTCTACTGCCAGGCCAAGGACCGCGGGCTCTACGTGTGCGCGGCGCGCAACTCGGCGGGCCAGACGCTCAGTGCTGTGCAGCTGCATGTCAAAG AGCCCCGCCTCCGCTTCACAAGGCCCCTGCAAGATGTGGAGGGCCGGGAGCATGGAATTGCCGTGCTGGAGTGTAAAGTACCCAACTCACGCATCCCCACGGCCTGGTTCCGTGAGGACCAGCGGCTGCTCCCCTGCCGCAAGTATGAGCAGATAGAGGAGGGCGCAGTGCGGCGCCTCGTCATCCACAGGCTGAAGGCGGATGACGACGGTGTCTACCTGTGCGAGATGCGGGGCCGGGTGCGCACCGTGGCCAATGTGACAGTCAAAG GGCCCATCCTGAAGCGGCTGCCCCGGAAGCTTGATGTCCTGGAGGGAGAGAATGCTGTGCTGCTGGTGGAGACACGAGAGGCTGATGTCCAGGGACACTGGAGCCGTGATGGGGAGGAGTTGCCTACCACATGCCAGAGCAGCTCGGGTCACATGCATGCTCTGGTCCTTCCAGCGGTCACCCGAGAAGATGCCGGCGAGGTCACCTTTAGCCTGGGCAACTCCCGTACCACCACTCTGCTCAGAGTCAAAT GCATCAAGCACAGCCCCCCGGGACCCCCCGTGTTGGCAGAGATGTTTAAGGGCCACAAGAACACTGTCCTGCTTACCTGGAAGCCTCCTGAGCCAGCTCCTGAGACCCCCTTCATCTACCGGCTGGAGCGGCAGGAGTTGGGCTCGGAAGACTGGGTCCAGTGCTTCAGCATTGAGAAGGCTGGAGCTGTGGAGGTGCCGGGAGACTGTGTGCCCTCCGAGGGTGACTACCGCTTCCGCGTCTGCACAGTCAGTGAACATGGCCGCAGTCCCCACGTTGTGTTCCATGGGTCTGCTCACCTTG TGCCCACAGCTCGCCTGGTGTCAGGTCTGGAGGATGTGcaggtatacaatggggaagatgCTGTTTTCTCCCTCGATCTCTCCACCATCATCCAGGGCACCTGGTTCCTTAATGGGGAAGAGCTCAAGAGTAATGAGCCAGAGGGCCAGATGGGCCCTGGAGCCCTGCGATACCGTATGGAGCAGAAGGGCCTGCAGCACAGACTCATCCTGCAAGCCGTTAAGCACCAGGACAGTGGGGCCCTGGTCGGCTTCAGCTGCCCCGGGGTGCAGGACTCAGCTGCCCTCACCATCCAAG AGAGCCCCGTGCACATCCTGAGTCCCCAGGACAAGGTGGTGTTGACCTTTACAACCTCAGAGCCGGTGGTACTAATCTGTGAGCTCTCGCGGGTGGACTTCCCGGCAAGCTGGTACAAGGATGGGCAGAAGGTAGAGGAGAGCGAGTCACTGGTGGTGAAGATGGATGGACGCAAACACCGCCTGATCCTGCCTGCAGCCGAAGTCCAGGACAGTGGCGAGTTTGAGTGCAGAACAGAAGGGATCTCGGCCTTCTTCAGTGTCACTGTCCGAG ATCCCCCAGTGCACATCCTGGATCCCCAGGAGCATGTGTTTGTGCACGCCATAACCTCTGAGTGTGTCATGCTGACGTGTGAGGTAGACCGAGAGGACGCCCCTGTGCACTGGTACAAGGATgggcaggaggtggaggagaATGACTTCGTGGTGCTGGAAGACGAAGGGCCCCGCCACCGCCTGGTGCTGCCCACTGCCCAGCCTCCAGATGGGGGCGAGTTTCAGTGCGTCGCTGGAGATGAGCGTGCCTGCTTCACTGTCACCATCACAG ATGTCTCCTCGTGGATCGTGTACCCCAGCGGCAAGGTGTATGTGGCCGCTGTGCGCCTGGAGCGCGTGGTGCTGACCTGTGAGTTGTGCCGGCCCTGGGCCGAAGTGCGCTGGACCAAGGATGGGGAAGAGGTGCTGGAGAGCCCGGCGTTGCTCCTGCAGAAGGAGGACACTGTCCGCCGCTTAGTGTTACCTGCTGTCCAGCTCGAGGACTCCGGCGAGTACTTGTGTGAAATCGATGACGAGTCAGCCTCCTTCACTGTCACTGTCACAG AGCCTCCGGTACGCATCATATACCCCCAGGATGAGGTGACCTTGATCGCCGTGAGCTTGCAGTGTGTGGTGCTGATGTGTGAGCTGTCTCGGGAGGACGCCCCCGTGCGCTGGTACAAGGATGGGCTAGAGGTGGAGGAGAGCGAGGCCCTGGTGCTGGAGAATGATGGGCTGCACCACCGCCTGGTGCTGCCCGCTGCCCAGCCTGAGGACGGGGGCGAGTTCGTGTGTGACGCCGGGGATGACTCAGCCTTCTTCACTGTCACTGTCATAG CCCCACCAGAGAGGATTGTGCACCCAGCTGCCCGCTCCCTGGACCTACAGTTCGGTGCTCCAGGGCGTGTGGAGCTGCGCTGCGAGGTGGCCCCTGCCGGGTCCCAGGTGTGCTGGTTCAAGGATGGGCTGGAGGTGGAAGCATCGGACACCCTGCAGCTGGGTGCTGAGGGGCCTGTTCGCACCCTAACCCTGCCCCATGCCCAACCTGAAGATGCCGGGGAGTATGTGTGCGAGACTCGTGATGAAGCTGTCACCTTCAATGTCAGCCTGGCTG aGGCCCCAGTCCAGTTCCTTGCCCCAGAGGAAGCCCCTGGCCCACTCTGTGTGGCCCCTGGGGAACCGGTGGTGCTGAGCTGTGAATTGTCTCGGGCTGGCGCACTTGTTTTCTGGAGTCACAATGGGAGGCCGGTGCAGGAGGGAGAGGGCCTGGAACTCCAAGCTGAGGGACCTCGCCGCGTCCTCTGTATCCAGGCTGCAAACCCTGCTCATGCAGGGCTCTACACCTGCCAGTCTGGGGCAGGCCCAGGGGGCCCCAGCTGTACCTTCAGTGTCCAGGTGGCTG AGCCCCCTGTGCGGGTGGTGACCCCAGAGGCTGCCCAAACGAGGGTTCGCAGCACCCCAGGCGGGGACCTAGAGCTGGTGGTGCACCTTTCTGGGCCGGGGGGCCCTGTGCGCTGGTACAAGGATGGGGAGCGCCTGGCCAGCCAGGGGCGGGTGCAGCTGGAGCAGGCTGGGGCAAGGCAGGTGCTGCGGGTACAGGGGGCCCGGAGCAGGGATGCTGGGGAGTACCTGTGCGACGCACCCCAGGACAGCCGCATCTTCCTCGTCCATGTGGAAG AACCACCACTGGCGAAGCTGGTCTCTGAGCTAACGCCACTAACTGTCCATGAGGGCGACGATGCCACATTCCGGTGTGAAGTCTCCCCACCAGACGCCGATGTCACCTGGCTGCGCAATGGGGCTGTTGTCACTCCAGGGCCCCAGCTAGAGATGGCCCAGGATGGTTCAAGCCGCACACTGACTGTGAGAGGTTGCCAGCTTGAGGATGCAGGGACTGTGACCGCCCGAGCAGGGAGCACAGCTACAAGTGCGCGGCTCCACGTTAGAG aAATGGAACTGCTGTTCCTGCGGCGGCTGCAGGATGTGCGGGCAGAAGAAGGCCAGGATGTGTGCCTCGAAGTGGAGACAGGCCGAGTGGGCGCAGCAAGTGCTGTGCGCTGGGTACGAGGCGGGGAGCCCTTACCCCATGACTCTCGCGTATCCATGGCCCAGGATGGCCACATCTACCGCCTCTTCATCCACGGTGTCATGCTAGTTGATCAGGGCACCTACGGATGTGAAAGCCACCACGACCGCACCCTGGCCAGGCTCAGCGTGAGGC ATTCCCTGCGCTGTGCAGCCAGACTCACTGTGAGAG AGGCCCCAGTGACCATTGTGTGGGGGCCACAGGACCTAGAGGTGACTGAGGGAGACACGGCTACGATGGAGTGCAAGCTTTCCCAGGCCTTGGCTGATGTTACCTGGGAGAAG GACGGGTGCCCGCTCATCCCCAGCCCCCGGCTGAAGCTCCAGTCCCTCGGCACGCGCCGCTTTCTCCAGCTGCGGCGCTGCAACCTTTTGGACGCTGGGTCCTACAGCTGCGCGGTGGGGACGGCTCACGCAGGGCCCGTGCGCCTGGTCGTGCGCGGTGGGTACCGGGCGCTGCCCCGGCCGGACACTGCTGAGGGAGTGGGTTCCCCGGATCTGACTTTCCCAGGGAGTGACTGA